Proteins co-encoded in one Flavobacterium fluviale genomic window:
- a CDS encoding MFS transporter, which produces MNLSKTNVLFMAVCTGLIVANLYYCQPLIVLIANEFKIPEASAGTITYLTQAGYAIGLFFMVPLGDKIERKRQILMTTFASVIALLIAATAKSFLILQIASLLIGITSIVPQLILPLAASLSAPEQRGKVVGTIMSGLLVGILLSRTLSGFIGEVLGWRSMFYIAAGICLLIFFVIQNKFPVNKPQFQGTYGQLIKSLFTLIKTQPVLREATAINVFSFAQFGAFWTTMVLLLSGEPFGFNSATIGLFGIVGASGALAAPLVGKLGDKGNSRIAVGYGCLLILISFLVFYFSIESVIGIAIGIVFIDIGIQGVHISNQTRVYSLMPEARNRLNTVFMSFSFLGTAAGSAYGLLLWKLGGWHAVASGCMVLSLVSLAIYGLTYKSTPKRRD; this is translated from the coding sequence ATGAATTTATCTAAAACAAATGTACTTTTTATGGCAGTTTGCACTGGTCTTATAGTTGCAAATCTTTACTACTGCCAGCCTTTGATTGTTTTAATTGCCAACGAATTTAAAATTCCAGAAGCCAGCGCCGGAACTATAACATACTTAACTCAGGCCGGTTATGCTATTGGATTGTTTTTTATGGTTCCTCTTGGAGATAAAATAGAAAGAAAAAGGCAGATTTTAATGACCACTTTTGCATCTGTAATTGCATTATTGATTGCAGCAACGGCAAAAAGTTTTCTGATTTTACAAATTGCTTCACTGCTAATCGGAATCACATCTATTGTACCGCAGCTTATTCTGCCTTTAGCAGCTTCTTTGAGCGCTCCTGAACAACGCGGAAAAGTTGTCGGAACGATTATGAGTGGTCTTTTGGTTGGAATCTTGCTTTCGCGTACTTTAAGCGGTTTTATTGGTGAAGTTCTAGGTTGGAGATCAATGTTTTATATCGCAGCAGGAATTTGTCTTTTGATCTTTTTTGTAATTCAAAATAAATTTCCAGTTAATAAACCACAGTTTCAAGGAACTTACGGTCAATTAATTAAATCCTTATTTACACTTATAAAAACACAGCCGGTTTTACGTGAAGCAACTGCAATTAATGTTTTCAGTTTTGCGCAGTTTGGAGCTTTCTGGACCACAATGGTTTTGCTGCTTTCTGGAGAACCGTTTGGTTTTAATAGTGCCACAATTGGATTATTCGGAATTGTAGGTGCATCTGGAGCATTGGCGGCGCCTTTGGTTGGTAAACTTGGGGATAAAGGGAATTCAAGAATTGCCGTTGGTTATGGATGTTTACTGATCTTAATAAGCTTTTTGGTTTTCTATTTTTCAATAGAAAGTGTAATCGGAATTGCGATTGGAATTGTATTTATTGATATCGGAATCCAAGGTGTTCATATTTCAAACCAAACAAGAGTTTATTCACTTATGCCAGAAGCTAGAAATAGATTAAATACCGTATTTATGTCTTTCAGTTTCTTAGGAACTGCCGCTGGATCGGCATACGGATTACTGTTATGGAAATTAGGAGGATGGCATGCAGTAGCTAGTGGCTGTATGGTTTTATCTTTAGTTTCATTAGCTATTTATGGACTGACTTATAAATCGACCCCGAAACGTCGGGACTAA
- a CDS encoding c-type cytochrome — protein sequence MKNILILAGFALFVVSCGTQKTTTVAATTTAEPEKKVTLTPELEAGKNLYDNNCAKCHKLYDPKKFTKEEWAPILVRMGKKAKLDEVQLASVTNYVHSQL from the coding sequence ATGAAAAATATTTTAATCCTTGCTGGATTTGCATTATTTGTAGTTTCTTGCGGAACTCAAAAAACAACCACTGTTGCAGCCACTACAACTGCTGAACCTGAAAAAAAAGTAACATTAACTCCTGAATTGGAAGCTGGTAAAAATTTGTATGATAACAATTGTGCAAAGTGCCACAAATTATACGACCCTAAGAAATTTACTAAGGAAGAATGGGCGCCAATTTTGGTAAGAATGGGGAAAAAAGCCAAATTAGATGAAGTGCAATTAGCATCAGTAACGAATTACGTTCACTCACAATTGTAA
- a CDS encoding alpha/beta fold hydrolase, whose amino-acid sequence MEHTEPNACMSIKDFESNLKQVHTDKYIETAQNVRLYVKDYGQGKPVILIHGWPLSNEMWEYQIDHLVQNNYRVIAYDRRGFGKSSQPWDGYDYDTLTDDLKEIIEQLELENVTLVGFSMGGGEVVRYFSRHGGKGVIKAALISSIIPFLLKTHDNPDGHPKEKSETTAAAIKEDRIGFVDNFGKTFFGINIINKPISTPLLEYYRTLCSLASPRATLKCAESFSFTDFRDELDFVKVPTLIIHGNDDKIVPIDLTSRKAAEGIANNTFIEYEGAPHGLFYTEKEKLNEDLLQFLNS is encoded by the coding sequence ATGGAACATACTGAACCAAATGCATGCATGTCAATTAAAGATTTTGAATCTAATTTAAAACAGGTTCATACAGATAAATATATAGAAACAGCACAAAATGTCAGACTCTATGTAAAAGATTATGGTCAGGGAAAACCAGTGATTCTTATTCATGGGTGGCCTCTTTCAAATGAAATGTGGGAATATCAAATCGATCATTTAGTACAAAATAATTATCGCGTTATTGCATATGACCGACGCGGATTTGGTAAATCGTCTCAGCCTTGGGATGGTTATGATTATGATACTTTAACAGATGATCTTAAGGAAATTATTGAACAGTTAGAATTAGAAAATGTAACACTTGTTGGCTTCTCAATGGGTGGCGGCGAGGTGGTGCGTTATTTCAGCCGTCATGGCGGAAAAGGAGTTATTAAAGCTGCCTTAATTTCGTCTATCATACCATTCCTATTGAAAACTCACGATAATCCAGATGGGCATCCGAAAGAAAAAAGTGAAACTACTGCAGCAGCAATTAAGGAAGATCGTATTGGTTTTGTAGACAACTTCGGGAAAACATTCTTTGGAATCAATATCATCAACAAACCAATCAGTACACCATTGTTAGAATATTATAGAACGTTATGTTCGCTTGCATCTCCTCGTGCTACATTAAAATGTGCTGAATCTTTTTCGTTTACCGATTTTAGAGATGAACTTGATTTTGTAAAGGTTCCAACTTTGATCATTCATGGAAATGATGACAAGATTGTTCCAATAGACCTTACTTCAAGAAAAGCAGCAGAAGGAATTGCTAATAATACTTTTATCGAATACGAAGGCGCTCCTCACGGTCTATTTTACACGGAAAAAGAAAAATTAAATGAAGATTTACTTCAGTTTTTAAATTCATAA
- the rplS gene encoding 50S ribosomal protein L19, whose protein sequence is MADLLKFVQNEFVAKKDFPEFGAGDTITVFYEIKEGEKTRTQFFKGVVIQRRGSGNTETFTIRKMSGAIGVERIFPVNLPALQKIEINKKGAVRRARIFYFRQLTGKKAKIKDKRR, encoded by the coding sequence ATGGCAGATTTATTAAAATTCGTTCAAAACGAATTCGTTGCTAAAAAAGATTTCCCTGAATTTGGAGCTGGAGACACAATCACAGTTTTCTACGAAATTAAAGAGGGTGAAAAAACTAGAACTCAGTTTTTTAAAGGAGTTGTAATTCAAAGAAGAGGTTCTGGTAACACAGAAACTTTTACTATTCGTAAAATGTCTGGAGCTATTGGAGTTGAGCGTATCTTCCCAGTAAACTTACCAGCTTTACAAAAAATCGAAATCAACAAGAAAGGTGCTGTACGTAGAGCTAGAATTTTCTACTTCAGACAACTTACTGGTAAAAAAGCTAAGATTAAAGATAAAAGAAGATAA
- a CDS encoding NADP-dependent isocitrate dehydrogenase encodes MTKSKIFYTLTDEAPLLATYSLLPIVQAFTATAGIEIETRDISLAGRILSNFPDSLTDAQKTGDALAELGQLATQPEANIIKLPNISASVPQLKAAIAELQSHGYNVPNFPEDPQNDAEKEIKAKYAKVLGSAVNPVLREGNSDRRAPRAVKNFAKANPHSMGAWSADSKTKVASMPNGDFYGSEKSLTVADANDVKIEFVAKDGTTTVLKASTPLKAGEIIDSSVLSVSKLKDFAANAIAEAKKEGVLLSVHLKATMMKVSDPIIFGAIVEVYFADLFKKYETLFSELNIDTKNGLGDIYAKIAGRPEQAEVEADITKAIENGPALAMVNSDKGITNLHVPSDVIVDASMPAMIRTSGQMWNKDGKAQDTIAVIPDRSYAGVYTATIDFCKKHGAFDPKTMGSVPNVGLMAQKAEEYGSHDKTFQMKADGVVRVVDTNGNVLMEQNVETNDIFRMCQAKDAPIQDWVKLAVNRARLSQTPAVFWLDENRAHDRELIVKVEKYLKDYDTTNLDIRILNPVAATEFTLDRIIKGLDTISVTGNVLRDYLTDLFPILELGTSAKMLSIVPLMNGGGLFETGAGGSAPKHVEQFTEEGYLRWDSLGEFLALGASLEHLGQTLDNSKAIVLAETLDEANDKFLANDKSPARKVGQIDNRGSHFYLAFYWAQALAAQTKDAELKAIFTPIAAEFEANEAKINEQLIGAQGKAQNIGGYYQPTPELVSKAMRPSDTFNAIIAKIK; translated from the coding sequence ATGACAAAATCAAAAATTTTTTACACCTTAACTGATGAGGCGCCGTTATTGGCAACTTACTCTTTGTTACCAATTGTTCAAGCTTTTACAGCAACAGCTGGAATTGAAATCGAAACCAGAGATATTTCGCTGGCAGGAAGAATTTTATCAAACTTCCCAGATTCTTTGACAGATGCTCAAAAAACTGGAGATGCATTGGCAGAATTAGGCCAGTTAGCAACTCAGCCAGAAGCAAACATTATTAAATTACCAAACATTTCAGCATCTGTTCCTCAATTAAAAGCGGCCATTGCTGAATTACAATCTCACGGATATAACGTGCCAAATTTCCCAGAAGATCCTCAAAACGATGCTGAAAAGGAAATTAAAGCAAAATATGCAAAGGTTTTAGGTTCTGCTGTAAACCCAGTTTTACGTGAAGGAAACTCTGACCGTAGAGCTCCAAGAGCAGTTAAAAACTTCGCAAAAGCAAACCCGCACTCAATGGGCGCTTGGTCTGCTGACTCAAAAACTAAAGTTGCTTCTATGCCAAACGGTGATTTTTACGGAAGTGAAAAATCATTGACTGTTGCAGATGCAAATGATGTAAAAATCGAATTCGTTGCTAAAGACGGAACAACAACTGTTCTTAAAGCAAGCACACCATTAAAAGCTGGAGAAATTATTGACAGCTCTGTTTTAAGCGTAAGTAAATTAAAAGATTTTGCTGCTAATGCAATTGCTGAAGCAAAAAAAGAAGGAGTTTTACTTTCTGTGCATTTAAAAGCTACAATGATGAAAGTTTCAGATCCAATTATCTTTGGCGCTATCGTTGAAGTATATTTTGCAGATCTTTTCAAAAAATACGAAACTTTATTTAGTGAATTAAACATTGACACTAAAAATGGTTTAGGCGACATCTACGCTAAAATTGCAGGAAGACCTGAGCAGGCTGAAGTTGAAGCTGACATTACTAAAGCAATCGAAAACGGACCAGCTTTGGCAATGGTTAATTCTGATAAAGGAATTACAAACTTACACGTTCCTTCAGACGTAATTGTTGATGCTTCTATGCCGGCAATGATTCGTACTTCTGGACAAATGTGGAACAAAGATGGTAAAGCACAAGATACAATTGCTGTTATTCCAGACCGTTCTTACGCTGGGGTTTATACTGCAACAATAGATTTCTGTAAAAAACACGGTGCTTTTGATCCTAAAACAATGGGAAGTGTTCCTAACGTTGGATTAATGGCTCAAAAAGCTGAAGAATACGGATCTCACGATAAAACTTTCCAAATGAAAGCTGACGGAGTTGTTCGTGTTGTTGATACAAATGGAAATGTTTTAATGGAGCAAAACGTTGAAACAAACGATATTTTCAGAATGTGTCAGGCAAAAGATGCACCTATTCAGGACTGGGTTAAATTGGCTGTAAACAGAGCTCGTTTATCTCAAACGCCTGCTGTTTTCTGGTTAGACGAAAACAGAGCGCACGACAGAGAACTAATCGTTAAAGTTGAAAAATACCTTAAAGATTACGATACTACAAACTTAGATATCCGTATTTTAAACCCAGTGGCTGCTACTGAATTTACTTTAGACAGAATCATCAAAGGTTTAGATACTATTTCTGTAACAGGAAACGTTTTACGTGATTACTTAACAGATTTATTCCCAATTTTAGAATTAGGAACTTCTGCAAAAATGTTATCTATCGTTCCATTAATGAACGGAGGCGGATTGTTTGAAACTGGTGCTGGAGGTTCTGCTCCAAAACACGTTGAGCAATTTACAGAAGAAGGATATTTACGTTGGGATTCATTAGGAGAATTTTTAGCTCTTGGTGCTTCATTAGAGCATTTAGGACAAACTTTAGATAATTCTAAAGCAATTGTTTTAGCTGAAACTCTTGACGAAGCAAACGATAAATTCTTAGCCAACGACAAATCTCCTGCTCGTAAAGTTGGACAAATTGACAACCGTGGTTCTCATTTCTATTTAGCTTTCTATTGGGCTCAAGCTTTGGCTGCTCAAACTAAAGATGCTGAATTGAAAGCAATCTTTACTCCAATTGCTGCTGAATTTGAAGCTAACGAAGCTAAAATCAATGAACAATTAATTGGGGCTCAAGGAAAAGCACAAAACATTGGAGGTTACTACCAGCCAACTCCTGAGTTAGTAAGCAAAGCAATGCGTCCTAGTGATACATTCAACGCTATAATTGCTAAAATCAAATAA
- a CDS encoding cupin domain-containing protein: MQNIGTSKEFIKGDDIEWEVVGEGIKRKILAYDDRVMLVNVHFETGGIGALHDHYHTQVTYVASGKFDVTINGVTETLKEGDSFYIPPHAVHGVVCLESGMLTDVFGPAREDFLKL, translated from the coding sequence ATGCAGAACATAGGAACAAGCAAAGAATTTATAAAAGGAGATGATATTGAATGGGAAGTAGTTGGTGAAGGAATCAAACGGAAAATCCTAGCTTATGATGACAGAGTAATGCTCGTAAATGTGCATTTTGAAACTGGAGGAATTGGTGCTTTGCATGATCATTACCATACTCAAGTCACTTATGTGGCAAGCGGTAAATTTGATGTTACAATAAATGGTGTAACAGAAACTTTAAAAGAAGGCGATAGTTTTTATATTCCGCCTCATGCAGTACATGGAGTGGTTTGCTTGGAAAGCGGTATGCTGACAGACGTTTTTGGTCCAGCTCGAGAAGATTTTTTAAAGTTGTAA
- the trmD gene encoding tRNA (guanosine(37)-N1)-methyltransferase TrmD: MRIDIITLLPELLRSPFEASIMKRAIDKGLVEVHFHNLRDYSTNRQKSVDDYPFGGGAGMVMTIQPIDDCITHLKSQREYDEIIYMSPDGETLNQKMANTMSMYENIIILCGHYKGVDQRVRDHFITKEISIGDYVLSGGELGALVLSDALIRLIPGVLSDETSALTDSFQDNLLSGPIYTRPADYKGWKVPEVLTSGHFAKIDKWREDMAYEHTKNRRPDLLE, translated from the coding sequence ATGCGAATTGACATTATTACACTTTTACCAGAATTATTAAGAAGTCCGTTTGAGGCTTCGATTATGAAACGTGCCATTGACAAAGGTTTAGTCGAAGTACATTTTCACAATCTTCGTGACTACAGCACGAACAGACAGAAAAGTGTTGATGATTATCCGTTTGGGGGCGGTGCTGGAATGGTAATGACAATTCAGCCAATTGATGATTGTATCACCCACTTAAAGAGTCAGCGTGAGTATGATGAAATCATTTATATGTCGCCTGATGGTGAAACTTTAAATCAAAAAATGGCCAACACTATGTCTATGTATGAAAACATCATCATTTTATGCGGACATTATAAAGGTGTGGACCAAAGAGTTAGAGATCATTTTATTACTAAAGAAATTTCGATTGGTGATTATGTTTTATCTGGAGGAGAATTAGGCGCTTTGGTTTTGTCTGATGCTTTAATTCGATTAATTCCTGGTGTATTGAGCGACGAAACCTCAGCGTTAACAGACAGCTTTCAAGATAATTTACTTTCTGGACCTATATATACAAGACCTGCAGATTATAAAGGATGGAAAGTCCCAGAAGTTTTAACCAGCGGCCACTTTGCAAAAATTGATAAATGGCGTGAGGATATGGCGTATGAACATACTAAAAACAGACGACCGGATTTATTAGAATAA
- a CDS encoding peptidylprolyl isomerase, translated as MENGIYAKFNTSKGSILVKLTHDLTPGTVGNFVALAEGNMENKVKPQGQKFYDGLTFHRVIADFMIQGGCPKGTGTGDPGYKFDDEFHPTLKHDRPGVLSMANSGPGSNGSQFFITHVPTPWLDGKHSVFGYVVEGQDIVDAVAQGDNLDSVEIIRVGEEAQKWNAIEAFIGLKGARLKREAALKAESEAKMEQLAAGFDKTESGLRYKMIQKGDGKRAEAGKTVSVHYEGSLENGKVFDSSYPRKKPIEFKLGVGQVIEGWDEGIALLQVGDKARFVIPSDLGYGPSGAGGVIPPNATLIFDVELMDVK; from the coding sequence ATGGAAAACGGAATATACGCTAAATTCAACACTAGCAAAGGTTCGATTTTAGTAAAACTAACACACGATTTAACGCCTGGAACTGTAGGGAACTTTGTAGCTCTTGCAGAAGGTAATATGGAAAATAAAGTTAAACCTCAAGGACAAAAATTCTACGACGGATTAACATTCCACAGAGTAATTGCTGATTTCATGATTCAAGGTGGATGCCCAAAAGGAACTGGAACTGGAGATCCGGGTTATAAATTTGATGATGAATTTCACCCAACTTTAAAACACGATCGCCCAGGAGTTTTATCTATGGCAAACTCTGGACCTGGAAGCAATGGTTCTCAATTTTTTATCACTCACGTTCCAACTCCTTGGTTAGACGGAAAACACAGTGTTTTTGGTTATGTGGTTGAAGGACAAGATATCGTTGATGCTGTAGCTCAAGGTGATAATCTGGATTCTGTAGAAATCATCAGAGTTGGTGAAGAAGCTCAAAAATGGAATGCTATCGAAGCTTTTATTGGTTTAAAAGGTGCTCGTCTAAAACGCGAAGCAGCTTTAAAAGCAGAATCTGAAGCAAAAATGGAACAATTGGCTGCTGGTTTTGATAAAACAGAAAGCGGTTTACGTTACAAAATGATTCAAAAAGGTGATGGTAAGAGAGCTGAAGCTGGAAAAACAGTTTCTGTTCACTACGAAGGATCTTTAGAAAACGGAAAAGTTTTTGATTCATCTTATCCGCGTAAAAAACCAATTGAATTTAAATTAGGAGTTGGACAAGTTATTGAAGGATGGGACGAAGGTATTGCTTTATTGCAAGTTGGAGACAAAGCTCGTTTTGTAATTCCATCTGATTTAGGATACGGACCATCTGGTGCAGGAGGCGTTATCCCGCCAAATGCAACTTTGATTTTCGACGTTGAATTAATGGACGTAAAATAA
- a CDS encoding tRNA-binding protein, with the protein MDLTWNEFERTDMRVGTIIEVNDFPEARKPAFQLTIDFGPEIGIRKSSAQITKRYQKEDLINRQIVAVVNFPKKQIGKFMSECLVLGAVGEEGDVILLAPDFKIPNGLRIG; encoded by the coding sequence ATGGATTTAACTTGGAACGAATTTGAACGCACCGATATGCGCGTAGGAACTATTATAGAAGTAAATGATTTTCCCGAAGCAAGAAAACCTGCTTTTCAATTAACAATCGACTTTGGTCCAGAAATTGGAATTAGAAAATCATCTGCACAAATTACCAAAAGATATCAGAAAGAAGATTTAATAAACCGTCAGATTGTTGCGGTTGTAAATTTTCCGAAAAAGCAAATCGGAAAATTTATGAGCGAATGCCTAGTTCTTGGTGCAGTAGGCGAGGAGGGAGATGTAATTTTATTAGCACCCGATTTTAAAATACCGAATGGATTGCGCATCGGGTAG
- a CDS encoding thioredoxin family protein has translation MAQTSSAMLPLGTIAPDFYLKDTNSNETFSFEDLKGSKGTLVMFICNHCPYVLYSIPEVVMIANDYRVQGIGVIAISSNDIIKYPEDSPELMTAFAMENKIDFPYLYDETQETAKAYSAACTPDFYLFDNQDKLFYRGQLDDSRPGNGISLSGSDLRGAIDALIYNRSLKEPQKPSIGCGIKWK, from the coding sequence ATGGCACAAACTTCATCAGCAATGCTTCCTTTAGGAACTATTGCACCTGATTTTTATCTAAAAGACACCAATTCAAACGAGACTTTTTCATTTGAAGACCTAAAAGGGTCTAAAGGAACTTTGGTTATGTTTATCTGCAACCATTGTCCATATGTGCTTTACTCTATTCCAGAAGTTGTAATGATTGCAAATGATTACCGTGTGCAGGGTATCGGAGTAATCGCTATTTCCAGCAATGATATTATTAAATACCCTGAGGATTCTCCAGAATTAATGACGGCTTTTGCTATGGAAAATAAAATTGACTTTCCATATCTTTATGATGAGACTCAAGAAACCGCTAAAGCTTACAGTGCTGCCTGCACTCCTGACTTCTATTTATTTGACAACCAAGACAAATTATTTTACCGCGGACAGCTTGACGATTCTAGACCTGGCAACGGAATTTCACTCAGCGGGAGCGACCTTAGAGGCGCAATAGATGCCTTAATTTACAACAGAAGTTTAAAAGAACCACAAAAACCAAGTATTGGGTGCGGTATTAAATGGAAGTAA
- a CDS encoding GreA/GreB family elongation factor has translation MKPTPTFCKSDYQFLRELILKSKNSTNTKEANQLSQELDRAVISKESELDGSVIRINSFVTIEDVKANKQMKIQIVLPSAADVKQSKISILAPLSVAIIGFKENDEVDWELPAGIKTLKVIAVDNSAVHHS, from the coding sequence ATGAAACCAACACCCACTTTCTGTAAATCAGATTATCAATTTTTAAGAGAATTGATTTTAAAAAGTAAAAATTCAACAAATACCAAAGAAGCTAATCAGCTTTCGCAAGAATTAGATCGTGCTGTAATAAGCAAAGAAAGCGAACTTGACGGTTCAGTTATCAGAATCAATTCTTTTGTAACGATAGAAGATGTAAAAGCCAATAAACAAATGAAAATTCAAATCGTTTTACCTTCTGCTGCAGATGTAAAGCAATCTAAGATCTCAATTCTAGCTCCTTTAAGTGTTGCTATTATTGGTTTTAAAGAAAATGATGAAGTAGATTGGGAATTACCGGCAGGTATAAAAACTTTAAAAGTAATTGCTGTAGATAATTCGGCTGTGCATCATTCTTAA
- a CDS encoding sugar phosphate isomerase/epimerase family protein, which yields MITRRNFIINTSLAATAVLASPSFAFSMNKKEIGLQLYTLREELPKDVKATLEKVAKTGFTTVETYGFSIKDQFWGLTPKELKKILDDNGLKAVSGHYNLGSFLYDGNTEELIASIEAAKTLKTEFLTIPWVDEPFRRNIVDYKKIAVRVNEAAIMCKKEGLKLAYHNHDFEFQKHDGITGFEILLNETDKNLVYFELDLYWVIHSGNDPLKLFKENPGRFKMWHVKDKDKNNNDLNTEVGNGTIDFKPLFAAAKQSGMIHFFVEQENNFAVNSFDSIKKSCDFISQKML from the coding sequence ATGATCACTAGAAGAAATTTTATAATTAATACGAGTCTGGCTGCAACAGCAGTTTTGGCTTCGCCGTCATTTGCATTTTCTATGAATAAAAAAGAAATAGGTTTACAGTTATATACACTTCGTGAGGAGCTTCCGAAAGATGTAAAGGCAACTTTAGAAAAAGTAGCGAAAACAGGATTTACAACTGTCGAAACGTATGGTTTTTCGATTAAAGATCAGTTTTGGGGATTAACGCCTAAAGAATTGAAAAAGATTTTAGATGATAACGGGCTGAAAGCAGTAAGCGGCCATTATAATTTAGGGAGCTTTTTATATGATGGAAATACCGAAGAACTAATAGCTTCAATAGAAGCAGCAAAAACTCTAAAAACTGAATTTTTAACCATTCCGTGGGTCGATGAGCCTTTTAGAAGAAATATAGTAGATTATAAAAAGATCGCTGTTCGAGTGAATGAAGCGGCTATAATGTGCAAAAAAGAAGGTTTAAAATTGGCTTATCATAACCATGATTTTGAATTTCAAAAACATGACGGTATAACAGGTTTTGAAATTTTATTAAATGAAACCGATAAAAATTTAGTTTATTTTGAATTAGATTTATACTGGGTCATTCATTCTGGAAATGATCCTCTAAAATTATTTAAAGAAAATCCGGGACGTTTTAAAATGTGGCACGTAAAAGACAAGGATAAAAATAATAATGATCTAAATACCGAAGTTGGTAACGGCACTATAGATTTTAAGCCCTTGTTTGCAGCAGCAAAACAATCTGGAATGATTCATTTTTTTGTGGAACAAGAAAATAATTTTGCAGTTAATTCTTTCGATTCTATTAAGAAAAGCTGTGATTTCATTTCCCAAAAAATGCTTTAA
- a CDS encoding Zn-dependent protease — protein sequence MKKIAIIIFVLLCSCNKEKLKETPKEIRKEIPETALYFTQIKSNDVKLGKPGYGDWLSSHKEKGQTFEQYFFSKHIIPTKKENIIYIRPIGNFNSLQKKQIELLNEYLAIFFQLKTKTLKSISNDVVPNSARRMMFGHEQLLAGYLLDDVLKKEKPVNRIALMGLSELDLYPKPEWNYVFGLASYRDKVGVSSIYRLQDGELTSENFNLCLSRLLKISSHEIGHMFGLHHCINADCVMNGSNSMSETDKHSIRLCSVCQQKLSSCIKYDDRKRLTDLENYFKRNNLTPQFLAMKKDTEAVSTKKNI from the coding sequence ATGAAAAAAATAGCTATTATTATTTTTGTATTATTATGTTCCTGTAATAAGGAAAAATTAAAGGAGACTCCGAAAGAAATACGAAAAGAGATTCCTGAAACAGCATTATATTTTACGCAGATTAAAAGTAATGATGTCAAATTAGGAAAGCCGGGTTATGGCGATTGGCTGTCTTCTCACAAAGAAAAAGGTCAGACTTTTGAGCAATACTTTTTTTCTAAACATATTATTCCCACCAAGAAAGAAAATATTATTTATATACGCCCAATTGGAAATTTTAATTCCTTACAAAAGAAACAAATTGAATTGTTAAATGAATATTTAGCAATTTTCTTTCAATTAAAAACAAAAACTCTAAAATCCATTTCTAATGATGTAGTGCCAAATTCTGCAAGAAGAATGATGTTTGGGCACGAACAATTATTGGCTGGTTATCTTTTAGATGATGTATTAAAGAAAGAAAAGCCTGTAAATAGAATTGCGTTAATGGGACTTTCAGAACTTGATCTATATCCTAAACCAGAATGGAACTATGTTTTTGGTTTGGCTTCTTACCGCGACAAAGTTGGTGTGAGTTCAATTTACAGACTGCAGGATGGAGAACTGACTTCTGAAAACTTTAATCTTTGTCTGTCTCGATTACTCAAAATAAGTTCTCATGAAATAGGTCATATGTTTGGATTACATCATTGTATCAATGCCGATTGTGTAATGAATGGATCTAACAGCATGAGCGAAACAGACAAACATTCTATACGATTATGTTCTGTCTGCCAGCAAAAATTAAGCTCTTGTATAAAATACGATGACAGAAAGCGGCTGACAGATTTAGAGAATTATTTTAAACGAAATAATCTCACTCCTCAATTTCTTGCAATGAAAAAGGATACTGAGGCTGTTTCAACAAAAAAGAATATCTAA